A stretch of Crossiella cryophila DNA encodes these proteins:
- a CDS encoding carbohydrate ABC transporter permease has translation MISNRVRTFLFHAGAGTLSVLWLLPIALVLLTSIRTFDDVASNGLGSLPGSFTLEPFAQAWGEGGVGGAMLNSLLVTVPTVLLSLALSAAAAFALSRYEIPFRRSILLVMLAGNLLPPQILLVPVAKLTEVLGIYDTLTALVIVQVGFGLGFYTFVLQGFLRAIPNEIQQAAVIDGAGPIRIFWSVILPLARPALAALSALAFTWVFNDLLWAITVLRSGTVMPVTPALLGLQGQYVSTWNVIAAGSVLAAIPTVAVFLRFQKHFISGLAIGAVK, from the coding sequence GTGATCTCCAACCGGGTAAGAACATTCCTCTTCCACGCGGGCGCGGGCACGCTGTCCGTGCTGTGGCTGCTGCCGATCGCGCTGGTGCTGCTCACCAGCATCCGCACCTTCGACGACGTGGCGAGCAACGGCCTGGGCAGCCTGCCCGGCTCGTTCACCCTCGAACCCTTCGCGCAGGCCTGGGGCGAGGGCGGGGTGGGCGGCGCGATGCTGAACAGCCTGCTGGTCACCGTGCCGACCGTGCTGCTGTCCCTGGCGCTGAGCGCGGCGGCGGCCTTCGCGCTGAGCCGCTACGAGATCCCGTTCCGGCGCAGCATCCTCCTGGTGATGCTGGCCGGGAACCTGTTGCCGCCGCAAATCCTGTTGGTGCCGGTGGCCAAACTGACCGAGGTGCTGGGCATCTACGACACGCTGACCGCGCTGGTCATCGTGCAGGTCGGGTTCGGCCTGGGCTTCTACACCTTTGTGCTGCAAGGATTCCTGCGCGCGATCCCGAACGAGATCCAGCAGGCCGCGGTGATCGACGGGGCCGGGCCGATCCGGATCTTCTGGTCGGTCATCCTGCCGCTGGCCCGACCGGCGCTGGCCGCGTTGAGCGCACTGGCCTTCACCTGGGTGTTCAACGACCTGCTGTGGGCGATCACGGTGCTGCGCTCCGGCACGGTGATGCCGGTGACGCCCGCGCTGCTCGGCCTGCAGGGGCAGTACGTGTCGACCTGGAACGTGATCGCGGCCGGGTCGGTGCTGGCGGCCATCCCGACCGTGGCGGTGTTCCTGCGCTTCCAGAAGCACTTCATCTCCGGACTGGCGATCGGCGCGGTGAAATGA
- a CDS encoding SDR family NAD(P)-dependent oxidoreductase, producing the protein MSGRSRCAVVTGAAAGIGAATARRLAAADYQVIGVDLVASTMDNGTHPLVGDVAAEDTWRRVLELADDLAGGVDALVCNAFTVTVRPLHEQSRTEWTRQLEVNLTGAYLAAHACLPTLMPRRGAMVLVSSVHAHFGIPGHPGYAASKGGLVSLARQLAVEYAPEVRVNAVLPGPVLTAAWDRVSQTDRERSARATPARRLGDPAEVAEVVNFLLSPAASFVTGAELVVDGGWSAAKDSS; encoded by the coding sequence ATGTCGGGACGGTCGCGGTGCGCGGTGGTCACCGGAGCGGCGGCGGGCATCGGCGCCGCGACCGCCCGACGTCTGGCGGCAGCGGACTACCAGGTCATCGGCGTCGACCTGGTCGCGTCCACAATGGACAACGGCACCCACCCGCTGGTCGGCGACGTGGCCGCCGAGGACACCTGGCGACGGGTGCTGGAACTGGCCGACGACCTGGCCGGCGGGGTGGACGCGCTGGTGTGCAACGCCTTCACCGTCACCGTGCGGCCACTGCACGAGCAGAGCCGGACCGAGTGGACCCGGCAGCTGGAGGTCAACCTCACCGGCGCCTACCTGGCCGCGCACGCCTGCCTGCCCACGCTGATGCCACGCCGTGGCGCGATGGTGCTGGTGTCCTCGGTGCACGCGCACTTCGGCATCCCCGGCCACCCCGGCTACGCCGCCAGCAAGGGCGGTCTGGTGTCGCTGGCCCGGCAGCTCGCGGTGGAGTACGCGCCGGAGGTCCGGGTCAACGCGGTGCTGCCCGGCCCGGTGCTCACCGCGGCCTGGGACCGGGTCAGCCAGACCGACCGGGAACGCAGTGCCAGGGCCACCCCGGCCCGCAGGCTTGGGGATCCGGCCGAGGTGGCGGAGGTGGTCAACTTCCTGCTCTCCCCGGCGGCCAGCTTCGTCACCGGGGCCGAGCTGGTGGTCGACGGCGGCTGGTCAGCGGCCAAGGATTCGTCATGA
- a CDS encoding GNAT family N-acetyltransferase — translation MITVAPCPPDRVEWLVRLLTGYHLATEAEKGAPVPDPSGLPERYRREVLDPLGSFADSLVLLASTVDEPVGCVVLTADGELKRLWVDPDWRGKGVARQLTEAAVRAAGSAVRLSVWDWRTDAIGLYRRLGFREVESWDERAGMVCFRLDPPR, via the coding sequence ATGATCACCGTCGCGCCCTGCCCGCCGGACCGGGTCGAGTGGCTGGTCCGGCTGCTCACCGGCTACCACCTGGCCACCGAGGCGGAGAAGGGCGCGCCGGTGCCGGATCCGAGCGGGTTGCCCGAGCGCTACCGCCGGGAGGTGCTGGATCCGCTGGGCTCCTTCGCCGACAGCCTGGTGCTGCTGGCGTCCACTGTGGACGAGCCGGTCGGCTGTGTGGTGCTGACCGCGGACGGCGAACTGAAGCGGCTGTGGGTGGATCCGGACTGGCGGGGCAAGGGCGTGGCCCGGCAACTCACCGAGGCAGCGGTGCGGGCGGCCGGGAGCGCGGTGCGGTTGTCGGTGTGGGACTGGCGGACCGACGCGATCGGGCTGTACCGGCGGCTGGGTTTCCGCGAGGTCGAGTCCTGGGACGAGCGGGCCGGGATGGTGTGTTTCAGGCTGGATCCGCCACGCTGA
- a CDS encoding DUF4380 domain-containing protein, which translates to MVTDPIWLDNGVLRLGFLPTLGGRLLSLRHEGVEVLWRNPSLLDEELRPVGGHRFAPNFGEMGDWVNYGGDKTWPAPQGWSGAHEWPGPPDPVLDSGPYTAAVEGLAVTLTSGDDPHTGLRLTRRFTLHRTEPGYRLDLTATNTGDHPVRWALWNVTQLPAGTVHIGLTGRQEPRVRNLITTTHPVEHEIRGDLVVVPSQTTVGKLGFPGSAGWVTHHGHRSLTQRFTVDSAAEYPDGGSPLEVWLESPLPEPIAALGNLNPPDQIVECEILGPLTTLAPGASTGLRIEVSVADPA; encoded by the coding sequence ATGGTGACCGACCCGATCTGGCTGGACAACGGCGTGCTGCGGCTGGGTTTCCTGCCCACGCTGGGTGGCCGCCTGCTGTCGCTGCGGCACGAAGGTGTCGAGGTGTTGTGGCGCAATCCGAGTCTGCTCGACGAGGAGCTGCGACCCGTTGGCGGACACCGGTTCGCGCCCAACTTCGGGGAGATGGGTGACTGGGTCAACTACGGTGGCGACAAGACCTGGCCCGCCCCGCAGGGCTGGTCCGGCGCGCACGAATGGCCCGGCCCACCCGACCCGGTGCTGGACTCCGGCCCGTACACCGCCGCCGTCGAGGGCCTGGCCGTCACCCTGACCAGCGGCGACGACCCGCACACCGGCCTGCGCCTGACCCGCCGGTTCACCCTGCACCGCACCGAACCCGGCTACCGCCTCGACCTCACCGCCACCAACACCGGCGACCACCCGGTCCGCTGGGCACTGTGGAACGTCACCCAGCTCCCCGCTGGCACCGTCCACATCGGACTTACTGGCCGCCAGGAACCACGGGTCCGTAACTTGATCACCACCACCCACCCGGTCGAGCACGAGATCCGCGGCGACCTGGTGGTGGTGCCCAGCCAGACCACCGTGGGCAAACTCGGCTTCCCCGGCAGCGCGGGCTGGGTGACCCACCACGGCCACCGCTCGCTCACCCAGCGGTTCACTGTGGACAGTGCCGCCGAGTACCCGGACGGCGGCTCGCCGCTGGAAGTCTGGCTGGAATCCCCGCTGCCCGAACCGATCGCCGCGCTGGGCAACCTCAACCCGCCGGATCAGATCGTGGAATGCGAGATCCTCGGCCCGCTCACCACCCTGGCTCCTGGCGCGTCCACCGGGTTGCGGATCGAGGTCAGCGTGGCGGATCCAGCCTGA
- a CDS encoding alpha/beta fold hydrolase yields MTGTTGYAPLSDLAVYYEIHGTGSPLVLLHGGALTIDLSFGPLVGALAQRHQVIAIELQGHGHTADRAEPGSIASFAADVIGVLDHLGVDQADLFGYSLGGLVAAQVGLDHPDRVGKLALAATHFHPDGYKPEITDPAQTSDLLPTAADFADMLAAYRSVAPDPDHFEAFLNKLQVVVHGWTGWTPEQLGRITAESLLIIGDNDFIRLDHAVEFHRHLPNAHLAVLPQTKHMEVVRRIDLVLPMLTHFLG; encoded by the coding sequence ATGACCGGCACCACTGGCTACGCCCCGCTGTCCGACCTGGCCGTGTACTACGAGATCCACGGCACGGGGAGCCCGCTGGTCCTGCTGCACGGCGGGGCGCTCACCATCGACCTGTCCTTCGGGCCGCTGGTGGGCGCCCTCGCGCAGCGCCACCAGGTCATCGCGATCGAGCTGCAGGGGCACGGCCACACCGCTGACCGGGCGGAACCGGGCAGCATCGCCAGCTTCGCCGCCGACGTGATCGGCGTGCTGGACCACCTGGGTGTCGACCAGGCAGACCTGTTCGGTTACAGCCTCGGCGGCCTGGTCGCCGCCCAGGTCGGCCTGGACCATCCGGACCGGGTGGGCAAGCTCGCGCTGGCCGCCACCCACTTCCACCCGGACGGCTACAAGCCGGAGATCACCGACCCGGCACAGACCTCCGACCTGCTGCCCACCGCGGCCGACTTCGCCGACATGCTCGCCGCCTACCGATCGGTCGCCCCCGATCCGGACCACTTCGAGGCGTTCCTGAACAAGCTCCAGGTGGTGGTGCACGGCTGGACGGGCTGGACGCCGGAGCAGCTCGGCCGGATCACCGCCGAGTCGCTGCTGATCATCGGCGACAACGACTTCATCCGGCTGGACCACGCGGTCGAGTTCCACCGGCACCTGCCCAATGCGCACCTGGCGGTGCTGCCGCAGACCAAGCACATGGAGGTGGTGCGCCGGATCGACCTGGTGCTGCCGATGCTGACCCACTTCCTGGGCTGA
- the dgoD gene encoding galactonate dehydratase, which yields MKITGIETFLVAPRWLFLKISTDEGLVGWGEPVVEGRAETVRAAVHELSELVLGQDPLRIEDHWQVLRRSGFYRGGPVLSSALSGYDQALWDIAGKARNCPVHELLGGPVRDRVRVYSWVGGDRPDGIFEAVTRQVEAGYTAVKMNVAGPLTAIDTPAQANAALDRARQAREALGPHGDLAIDFHGRTSPAMARRLVRMLEEVQPMFVEEPVLPELQGNALASVVQASTVPVAVGERLYSRWEVKPALDAGVAVLQPDPSHAGGISELRRIGALAEIYGASIAPHCPLGPIALAASLQIAFATPNFLIQEQSLRLHYNTGGELLDYLLDTTPFDFVDGHARRPLGPGLGIEIDETAVRRAAETGHSWRNPVWRHEDGSLAEW from the coding sequence GTGAAGATCACCGGGATCGAGACCTTCCTGGTCGCGCCGCGCTGGCTGTTCCTCAAGATCAGCACCGATGAGGGACTGGTCGGCTGGGGCGAGCCGGTGGTGGAGGGCAGGGCGGAGACCGTGCGCGCGGCCGTGCACGAGCTGTCCGAACTGGTGCTCGGCCAGGACCCGCTGCGCATCGAGGATCACTGGCAGGTGTTGCGGCGCAGTGGTTTCTACCGTGGCGGACCGGTGCTCTCCAGTGCGCTGTCCGGGTACGACCAGGCGCTGTGGGACATCGCGGGCAAGGCGCGGAACTGCCCGGTGCACGAGCTGCTCGGCGGGCCGGTGCGCGATCGGGTCCGGGTGTACTCCTGGGTCGGCGGCGACCGGCCGGACGGGATCTTCGAGGCGGTCACCCGGCAGGTCGAGGCCGGGTACACCGCGGTGAAGATGAACGTGGCCGGGCCGCTCACCGCGATCGACACCCCCGCCCAGGCCAACGCCGCCCTCGACCGCGCCCGCCAGGCACGGGAAGCCCTTGGCCCGCACGGGGATCTGGCCATCGACTTCCACGGCCGCACCAGTCCGGCGATGGCCCGGCGGCTGGTGCGGATGCTGGAGGAGGTGCAGCCGATGTTCGTCGAGGAGCCCGTTCTCCCCGAGCTGCAAGGCAACGCGCTGGCCTCGGTGGTGCAGGCCAGTACGGTGCCGGTGGCGGTGGGGGAGCGGCTGTACTCGCGCTGGGAGGTCAAACCCGCCCTCGATGCCGGAGTCGCGGTGCTGCAACCGGATCCCTCGCACGCCGGCGGCATCTCCGAGCTACGGCGGATCGGCGCGCTGGCCGAGATCTACGGCGCCAGCATCGCCCCGCACTGCCCGCTCGGCCCGATCGCGCTGGCCGCCAGCCTGCAGATCGCCTTCGCCACCCCCAACTTCCTCATCCAGGAACAAAGCCTGCGCCTGCACTACAACACCGGCGGCGAACTCCTGGACTACCTCCTGGACACCACCCCGTTCGACTTCGTGGACGGCCACGCCCGCCGCCCGCTCGGCCCCGGCCTGGGCATCGAGATCGACGAGACCGCGGTCCGCCGCGCCGCCGAGACCGGTCACAGCTGGCGCAACCCGGTGTGGCGGCACGAGGACGGAAGCCTGGCCGAATGGTGA
- a CDS encoding glycoside hydrolase family 27 protein, with protein sequence MRTLLRRGTALAALAMLAATLPAAASTEEAAHASATVDQGAPEYYDSGLADTPYMGWNTYYGTGAPTEASIRGVADHMAASGLREAGYKIIWIDGGWTAPQARNAAGDLVIDPVKFPNGFDQLVEDLHRKGFKAGIYTDAGAWDGKNCGVGSGGFYERDTKQFARWKFDAIKIDFLCGINQNMKPAKAFAEFSAAVRKAGRPMLLNLCNPVTDAWSVPHGPDQVAGISYSFGPTVADSWRSSTDVAFGTPYEGIWRDMLRNMDDNAAHPEAGGPGHFNDPDYLIPMRRTEKGTLELNEEESTTQFVMWSQMASPLIIGSDPRTLPESMIRTLRNPEILAVNQDRRGIQGVRIGNNGSTDIYSKVLSRAGERSVVLLNRGDQPAEITVKFADAGLQGEVAVRDLRARADRGKATGSYTATVPAHGTAMLKLRGAELAPGESLGGASSASPALVRFDDATAVAFQRNEHGVLEQQLRTGDKWSQRWTPLGGPTGGRILGQPAAHASAGNRIDVFVRGLDNAAYRRTSRAGVWGPWQRLGGSLTDSPSVAFTGPDNWSLFGRGEDGRIWTRTADSAWSTIGSPGDKPTYGRPGAAVVSDGTFVAVRTAEDAVWVRQRDTAGNWGAWTGLGGVISGSPTLLSTQDRIYLFARAGDYTLWQVNRTDGNWGGWFKRTEFASNTVVGAVGAAPGANGSAWLVHRGPDNRVSQSRL encoded by the coding sequence ATGAGAACCCTGTTACGGCGCGGCACGGCACTGGCCGCACTGGCCATGCTCGCCGCGACGCTGCCCGCCGCCGCGTCGACCGAGGAGGCCGCGCACGCCAGTGCCACGGTCGACCAGGGCGCGCCCGAGTACTACGACAGCGGCCTGGCCGACACCCCGTACATGGGCTGGAACACCTACTACGGCACCGGCGCGCCCACCGAGGCCAGCATCCGCGGGGTCGCCGACCACATGGCCGCCAGCGGCCTGCGCGAGGCCGGATACAAGATCATCTGGATTGACGGCGGCTGGACCGCGCCGCAGGCCCGCAACGCGGCAGGCGACCTGGTGATCGACCCGGTCAAGTTCCCCAACGGCTTCGACCAGCTGGTGGAAGACCTGCACCGCAAGGGCTTCAAGGCCGGGATCTACACCGACGCGGGCGCCTGGGACGGCAAGAACTGCGGTGTGGGCAGCGGCGGCTTCTACGAACGCGACACCAAGCAGTTCGCCCGCTGGAAGTTCGACGCGATCAAAATCGACTTCCTCTGCGGCATCAACCAGAACATGAAGCCCGCCAAGGCCTTCGCCGAGTTCTCCGCCGCGGTGCGCAAGGCAGGGCGGCCGATGCTGCTCAACCTGTGCAACCCGGTCACCGACGCCTGGAGCGTGCCACACGGCCCGGACCAGGTGGCAGGCATCTCCTACAGCTTCGGCCCCACCGTCGCCGACTCCTGGCGCTCCTCAACCGACGTCGCCTTCGGCACGCCGTATGAGGGGATCTGGCGGGACATGCTGCGCAACATGGACGACAACGCCGCGCACCCGGAGGCCGGCGGGCCCGGTCACTTCAACGACCCGGACTACCTGATTCCGATGCGCCGCACCGAGAAGGGCACCCTCGAACTCAACGAGGAGGAGTCCACCACCCAGTTCGTGATGTGGTCCCAGATGGCCTCGCCGCTGATCATCGGCTCCGACCCGCGCACCCTGCCCGAGTCGATGATCCGCACCCTGCGCAACCCGGAGATCCTCGCGGTCAACCAGGACCGCCGCGGCATCCAGGGCGTGCGGATCGGCAACAACGGCAGCACCGACATCTACAGCAAGGTGCTCTCCCGCGCCGGTGAGCGCTCGGTCGTCCTGCTCAACCGGGGAGACCAGCCCGCCGAGATCACGGTGAAGTTCGCCGACGCCGGACTCCAGGGCGAGGTCGCCGTCCGCGATCTGCGCGCCCGCGCCGACCGCGGCAAGGCCACCGGCTCCTACACCGCCACCGTGCCCGCGCACGGCACCGCCATGCTCAAACTGCGTGGCGCGGAACTGGCCCCCGGCGAATCCCTCGGCGGCGCGTCCTCGGCCAGCCCGGCCCTGGTCCGCTTCGACGACGCCACCGCGGTCGCCTTCCAGCGCAACGAACACGGTGTCCTGGAACAGCAGCTCCGCACCGGTGACAAGTGGTCCCAGCGCTGGACTCCGCTCGGCGGCCCCACCGGCGGCCGGATCCTCGGCCAGCCGGCCGCCCACGCCAGCGCGGGCAACCGGATCGACGTGTTCGTGCGCGGCCTGGACAACGCCGCCTACCGCCGCACCTCCCGCGCGGGGGTGTGGGGACCGTGGCAGCGCCTGGGCGGCAGCCTCACCGACTCGCCCAGCGTGGCCTTCACCGGCCCGGACAACTGGAGCCTGTTCGGCCGCGGCGAGGACGGCAGGATCTGGACCCGCACCGCCGACTCCGCCTGGAGCACCATCGGTTCCCCCGGTGACAAGCCCACCTACGGCCGCCCCGGCGCGGCCGTGGTCTCCGACGGCACCTTCGTCGCGGTGCGCACCGCCGAGGACGCGGTCTGGGTCCGCCAGCGCGACACCGCGGGCAACTGGGGCGCGTGGACCGGCCTGGGTGGCGTGATCAGCGGCAGTCCGACGCTACTGTCCACACAGGACAGGATCTACCTGTTCGCCAGGGCAGGCGACTACACGCTGTGGCAGGTCAACCGGACCGACGGCAACTGGGGCGGCTGGTTCAAGCGAACCGAGTTCGCCAGCAACACCGTCGTCGGCGCGGTCGGCGCCGCACCTGGCGCGAACGGCTCGGCCTGGCTGGTGCACCGCGGACCGGACAACCGCGTGTCCCAGTCCAGGCTCTGA
- a CDS encoding alpha-galactosidase, giving the protein MTTWTLRLATTSYTVALAPDGRWAELHSWGPHGIEDGPSPLRNNGEVHFITEADAAPIEYAPRGLRAFGGADLEVAGETWWSLVESESTSDTLRLTFADELSGLWAELCYQAVPGQDVLLRWVEFTNTGQADLELTRLDSAGVCIPTGSAGARLTYLTGQWSQEFQRRELILPAGRFGLHSRFGVPGHAAVPWLAVQDAAEPDGPAWGISLAWSGSWQLEAEIEPAGWTRVHAGRLPHPGPVRLAPGQRLSTPELALASSVDGLDGLSRVWHAYDRSLSRPRTRQVLYNSWEATGFDVDGPGQLALAKVAADLGAELFVVDDGWFTGRHDDTGGLGDWTPDESAFPDGFSAFVHQIRALGLDFGLWVEPESVSPKSKLYAEHPDWVYRIDGRPATLIRNQLLLDLGREDVYQYLRDTLGKLLDEYPISYLKWDMNRPPTERGGPAADLDAAHVANYHRLLDHLRTTYPHVTIEACAGGGARTDLATIARTDVLWPSDNTGPLDRLSIQDGFLLAHAPHLLSSWVTDAPGIFDPRPRSLRFRFVTAMAGVLGIGADLGRWTAGQRAEATELIARYKEIRQLVHTGVVHRPRADRDTEAVQYTAGDTVVVLAWNTGRLDGAPLVPGRSARVRLRGLNPAASYVDRNTGARYSGAHLLHAGLPFDWTPADDAAVTVLDTHQRREVTLP; this is encoded by the coding sequence ATGACGACCTGGACACTCCGGCTGGCGACGACCTCCTACACGGTCGCGCTGGCTCCCGATGGACGCTGGGCGGAACTGCATTCCTGGGGTCCGCACGGCATCGAGGACGGCCCGTCGCCGTTGCGCAACAACGGTGAGGTGCACTTCATCACCGAGGCCGACGCCGCGCCGATCGAGTACGCGCCGCGCGGGCTGCGGGCCTTCGGCGGCGCGGACCTGGAGGTGGCGGGGGAGACCTGGTGGTCCCTGGTCGAGTCAGAGTCCACTTCGGACACCCTGCGGCTGACCTTCGCCGACGAACTGTCCGGGCTGTGGGCCGAGCTGTGCTACCAGGCGGTGCCCGGCCAGGACGTGCTGCTGCGCTGGGTCGAGTTCACCAACACCGGCCAGGCGGACCTCGAACTCACCCGCCTGGACTCGGCCGGAGTCTGCATCCCGACCGGATCCGCCGGCGCCCGGCTGACCTACCTGACCGGCCAGTGGTCCCAGGAGTTCCAGCGCCGCGAACTGATCCTGCCCGCCGGGCGCTTCGGCCTGCACAGCCGCTTCGGCGTACCCGGACACGCGGCCGTGCCCTGGCTCGCCGTGCAGGACGCCGCCGAACCCGACGGCCCGGCCTGGGGGATTTCCCTTGCCTGGTCCGGGTCCTGGCAACTGGAGGCGGAGATCGAACCGGCCGGGTGGACCCGGGTGCACGCCGGACGGCTCCCGCACCCCGGCCCGGTCCGACTCGCGCCCGGTCAACGGCTGTCGACCCCGGAACTCGCGCTGGCGTCCAGTGTGGACGGTCTGGACGGGCTCTCCAGGGTCTGGCACGCCTACGACCGCAGCCTGTCTCGGCCACGTACCCGCCAGGTGCTCTACAACTCTTGGGAGGCCACCGGATTCGACGTCGACGGGCCGGGTCAACTGGCGCTGGCCAAGGTCGCCGCCGACCTCGGGGCCGAGTTGTTCGTGGTGGACGACGGCTGGTTCACCGGCCGCCACGACGACACCGGCGGCCTCGGCGACTGGACCCCCGACGAATCCGCCTTCCCGGACGGATTCAGCGCGTTCGTCCACCAGATCCGGGCGCTGGGCCTGGACTTCGGGCTGTGGGTGGAACCGGAATCAGTCAGCCCCAAGTCGAAGCTCTACGCCGAACACCCGGACTGGGTCTACCGGATCGACGGCCGCCCGGCCACCCTGATCCGCAACCAGCTCCTGCTCGACCTCGGCCGCGAGGACGTCTACCAGTACCTCCGGGACACCCTCGGCAAGCTGCTCGACGAGTACCCGATCAGCTACCTCAAGTGGGACATGAACCGCCCGCCCACCGAACGCGGCGGCCCGGCCGCCGACCTGGACGCGGCGCACGTGGCCAACTACCACCGCCTGCTCGACCACCTGCGTACCACCTACCCGCACGTCACCATCGAGGCCTGCGCCGGGGGCGGCGCGCGCACCGACCTGGCCACCATCGCGCGCACCGATGTGCTCTGGCCCAGCGACAACACCGGGCCACTGGACAGACTGTCCATTCAGGACGGTTTCCTGCTCGCGCACGCCCCGCACCTGCTCAGCTCCTGGGTCACCGACGCTCCCGGAATATTCGACCCGCGCCCGCGCTCGCTCAGGTTCCGCTTCGTCACCGCCATGGCCGGAGTGCTCGGCATCGGCGCGGACCTCGGTAGGTGGACGGCCGGACAACGTGCCGAAGCCACCGAACTCATCGCGCGGTACAAGGAGATCCGCCAGCTCGTCCACACCGGCGTGGTGCACCGGCCGCGTGCCGACCGGGACACCGAGGCCGTGCAGTACACCGCCGGGGACACCGTGGTCGTACTGGCCTGGAACACCGGCCGCCTGGACGGCGCGCCCCTGGTGCCCGGCCGCTCCGCCCGCGTCCGCCTGCGTGGGCTCAACCCCGCAGCGTCCTATGTGGACAGAAACACCGGTGCCCGGTACTCGGGCGCGCACCTGCTGCACGCCGGGCTCCCCTTCGACTGGACCCCGGCCGACGACGCCGCCGTCACCGTGCTGGACACCCACCAACGACGAGAGGTGACCCTGCCATGA
- a CDS encoding serine hydrolase domain-containing protein: protein MYRRLIAPVLAVALMGSGGVALAQPDTGKVQQALQAALDAGAPGGLTVVNDRRTGRQSYVAGKADIASGRTPRATDRFRIGSVSKPFVATALLQLVGDGKLSLDDKVAKWLPGAVKNGENITLRQLLQHTSGLPDFVPHLDFSPGAVLTEYTPDQLLKLIADDQPTFAPGQGWSYSNTGYLLAGMVITKATGRDWRQAVTERILRPLGLRDTELPHRKTTISGPHLSGYTADPANPQRRVEVTRISPTMADSAGEMISTADDLGKFFRALLSGRLLPAAQLKEMTTAVPMTGRQGGYGLGLMRTDLSCGISVWGHGGSIPGFNSWAASDATGGKVIGLNINQQLANPTPSLQGVLTAAYC from the coding sequence GTGTACAGAAGACTGATCGCCCCGGTGCTCGCCGTGGCGCTGATGGGTTCCGGCGGCGTCGCGCTCGCGCAACCGGACACCGGCAAGGTCCAGCAGGCCCTCCAGGCGGCCCTGGACGCGGGCGCGCCCGGCGGGCTCACCGTGGTCAACGACCGCCGCACCGGCAGGCAGAGCTACGTGGCAGGCAAAGCCGACATCGCCAGCGGTCGCACGCCGAGAGCCACCGACCGGTTCCGGATCGGCAGTGTCAGCAAGCCGTTCGTGGCCACCGCACTGCTGCAACTCGTCGGCGACGGCAAGCTGTCCCTGGACGACAAGGTCGCCAAGTGGCTGCCGGGGGCGGTCAAGAACGGCGAGAACATCACCCTGCGGCAGCTGCTGCAACACACCTCCGGACTGCCGGACTTCGTGCCGCACCTGGACTTCAGCCCCGGCGCCGTGCTCACCGAGTACACCCCGGATCAACTGCTCAAGCTGATCGCCGACGACCAGCCGACCTTCGCGCCCGGCCAGGGCTGGTCCTACTCCAACACCGGCTACCTGCTGGCCGGCATGGTGATCACCAAGGCCACCGGCCGGGACTGGCGGCAGGCGGTGACCGAGCGGATCCTGCGGCCACTGGGCCTGCGCGACACCGAACTGCCGCACCGCAAGACCACCATCAGCGGCCCGCACCTCAGCGGCTACACCGCCGACCCGGCGAACCCCCAGCGCCGGGTCGAGGTCACCAGGATCAGCCCGACCATGGCCGACTCGGCCGGCGAGATGATCTCCACCGCGGACGATCTCGGCAAGTTCTTCCGCGCCCTACTGAGCGGTCGGTTGCTGCCCGCGGCCCAGCTCAAGGAGATGACCACCGCGGTGCCGATGACCGGACGCCAGGGCGGCTACGGGCTCGGGCTGATGCGCACCGACCTCAGTTGCGGGATCTCGGTGTGGGGCCACGGCGGTTCCATCCCCGGCTTCAACAGCTGGGCGGCCAGTGACGCCACCGGCGGCAAGGTGATCGGGCTCAACATCAACCAGCAGCTGGCCAACCCCACGCCGTCGCTCCAGGGCGTGCTGACCGCCGCCTACTGCTGA